The DNA region GCTCGATCCGGGCGGTGCCGAGCATCGAGTAGTCGACGTTGTACTGGTTGGCCGGGCGAAGGTCCTGATAGCGCTTGTCCCAGGCCGATTCGAAGGTGTCGTCGAAGACGATGAACTCCAGTTCGGTGCCGACGTAGGCGGCGAGACCGCGCTCGGCGAGCCTGTCGAGCTGGCCGCGCAGGATCTGGCGGGGCGAGGGGGCCACCGCGCCGCCCTGCACGCGTTCGAGGTCGGCGAGGACCAGCGCGGTGCCCTCCTGCCACGGGAGCAGGCGCAGCGTGCCGAAGTCCGGGCGCATGACGAAGTCGCCGTAGCCGGTCTCCCAGGACGACATCGCGTAGCCGTCGACGGTGTTCATGTCCACGTCGACCGCGAGGAGGTAATTGCACGCCTCGGTGGCGTGCTCGACGACCTCGTTGAGGAAGTACTCGGCGGCGCAGCGTTTGCCCTGCAGCCTGCCCTGCATGTCGGTGATCGCCACCAGCACCGTGTCGACGGTGCCGTCCTCGACCAGTTCCCGGAGCCGATCCAGCGTGAGCATGCCGCGCCTGTTCGCCATCAGCCTCACCTAAAGGTTCGAAGCGGTACCTTTGCGGGTTCTTCCTACCGGGTCGGCCGAACCCGGTCAACTCGGTCAATGGTCTGGTTCGTTATCCATTGCTGACCGTAGGTGATCCCTGGGCGGATTGTCTGCGATGCCCGGCTGAGAAGATGCTGTGAATCCCGCCGCACCGGGAGGAGATCCGCGCATCCGGGACGTTGTACGGATCAAGAGAGGTGAGAAGGAATGACACAGGCATTCACGCAGCAGACCACGTTCACCGAGCCCCAGGGGCGGGCTCAGCTCCCGACGCTGCCCAGCGGGTGGCCGATCGGCTCCTACGAGTCGTACTCCGAAGCGCAGCGTGCCGTCGACCACCTCGCGGGAACGGATTTCCCGATCACGGACGTGACCATCGTCGGGGTCGAGCCGATCCTCGTCGAGCGCATCGCGGGACGGATGGGCTGGAGCAAGGTGCTGACCAGCTCGGCGCTGTCCGGCGCGATGTTCGGTGTGTTCCTCGGGCTCGTGCTGAGCCTGCTGAACCCGGGCGCCGGGCTGGTGCCGATCATCGTCGGCCTGGTCGGCGGTATCGGGTTCAACCTGCTGTTCGGCGCGCTGGGCTACGCGTCGTCGAAGAACAAGCGAGGGTTCATCTCGCAGAGCCAGCTGGTCGCCCGGCGTTACGACGTCCTGGCCCAGCCGCGCAACGCCGAGAAGGGCCGCGCCCTGCTGGCCGACCTGGCCGCCAGGAGCGCGTTCAACCACTGAGCCTCACCCCACGCGAGCCGGCACCTCTCCGCGAGGTGCCGGCTCGCGGCTTTCACGGGGTCAGGCGGTGCAGGTCTCGCGGGAAGAGCGTCGCCTGACGGACGTTGGGCAGCCCGAGCAGCCGGGCCGTCCAGCGTTCGAGCCCGAGCGCGAACCCGCCGTGCGGCGGCATCCCGTGCGCGAAGACGGCCAGGTAGTCCCGGTACGGCTCGGTGGATTCCCCGCGTGCCGTCAGCGCGGCGACATAGTCCGCGTGCCGGTGCAGCCGCTGTCCCCCGGTCACCAGTTCCAGCCCGCGGAAGAGCAGGTCGAAACTGTTGGAGTACCCGGGCCGCGCCGGTTCCGGATGCGTATAGAACGGCCGCTTCTCCATCGGATACCCGGTGACGAACAGGAACTCGGATCCGTGTTCGCGCAGTGCCCACTCCGAAAGCAGCCGCTCGTGCGCGGGCGCGAGGTCGGGCTCGCCGCGCGGGTCTTCGCCCGACAGCCGCGCGATCAGCTCCTGAGCCGCCGCGAAATGGATCTCCGGGATCTCCTCGGGTACTTCGACCCCCGTCTCCGGAACCGCGGCGGCCATTCCCGCGATCACTTCCCGCAGCACCGCCATGACGTCGCGATGGTCGTCGATGAAGCCGAGTTCGGCGTCCAGGCTCGTGTACTGCGCGAGATGCCGCGCGGTGTCGTGCGGCTCGGCGCGGAAGACCGGGCCGACCTCGTAGACCCGTTCGAAAACCCCGACCAGTGCCTGTTTGTAGAACTGCGGGGACTGCGCCAGAAAGGCCCGGCGGCCGAAGTAGTCGATGCCGAAGACGTTCGCGCCGGACTCCGTGGCCGACGAGACGATCTTGGGCGTATGGACTTCGGTGAACCCGAGCCCGTCCAACGCCGACCGGAACCCGGCGACGCTCGCCGCCGCGATCGCGAAGACCTCTTTCAGCCGCGGATGCCGCAACGCGACGGCGGCGTTGTCCAGCACCGTGGGCAATGCGGCGGGCACCGACGGACGGTAGAGGTCGAACGGCGGTGGTTCGGCCGGCTCGGAAAGCAGCCTGACAGACGGCTCGGTGAGTTCCAGGCCGCCCGGCGCCTGAGGATTCGCGGTGACGAGACCTTCGACCTCGACGACGGTCTCCTCCGGTGGGACGCCGGGTTCGGCGAGGACCACCTGCACGAGTCCGGAGCGGTCCCGGATCACGAGGAAGGTGACGGTTTTCAGGCGGCGCCGGCGGTGCACCCAGCCGGCGATACGGACGCGGCCACCGACGTGCCGGGGCAGGTCGGCGGCGAGGACACGCGAGATCATCACAACTCCAGTACGGATGTGCGCGACCCCTTGGGAGTGCGGGCGAGAAGGGAACTCGCGGTACCACCGCACTTTCGCCGCCGTGAGCGGCGGCCTCGAAGGCCCGTGACGAGGGCCGGACGGCGGGGCATGGGGCGCGGACGCCGTTCCTCCCCGCACTCGGGAGGGTCTTCACCGAAAGGCGCGAGGCCGCCTTCACAGCTACCGGCGGCTCTCTGGGCTCGCGTGATCTCTCGGCTACTCGTCTCCGTCAGCGCGTTGCCCCGGAGGTTACGTCCCCTTCGGCGCTTCCCGCATCCGCATTTCGTCCTCTGGATGCGGTAGTCGGCGACGCGAACTACCGCATCCGGAGGACGAAACGCGGGTGGAGGCGCCCCCGACAGCCGCCTCCACCCGGACCACCTAGCGCGTCGGCTGGGTGGGGTTCGACGGCGGCGCCACGGAGGACGACGGCGGCGCCTGGGCGGTCGTCGAAGGCGGCACCGGCGCACCCTTCGGGATCGCCGCGCTGAACGGCACTTCGGCCTTCTCCTGGCAATAACTCCGGGAACCGTTGTAGCCGTTGAGGTTTCCGTCGTTGTCCTGGACTCCCCGTTCGAGCCGCGGCCGCGGATAGCGGTTGTCGTCGCCGATCCTCCGCTTCTCGCCCGTGCTCCGCTCGCAGGCGTACCGGGTCGTGCTGAGCGGACGGCCGTTCTCGTCGTAGAGGTAGATCTCGGTCAGCGGCTTGCCCTCGGCGTCGAACGCGTAGATGTTCTCCACGTCCTGGCTGCCGTACATCAACTGCGGGTTGCCGTAGTTGTCGTTGTAGCTCGGCGTGTAGCCACTGTTGTAGGAACCGTTGCCGTAGGAGCGTTTCGCGATCAGATCGACCGCCGCGCCCGCCCCGCCGAGCATGCTGCCGATGACGAACGCCGAGATCGGCACGGCCAGCCACAGCAGCCGCCGGTCGGTCTTCAGTTTCGGCCCCGCCCAGACCACCGCGACGGCGGCCAGCAGCATCAGCGGCAGCAACAGCACGGCCTCGGTGTCGCGGAGCACGAGCAGCAGGCCGAAGATGACCAGCACCGCCGCGCACAGCACCCACCACGCCGGTTTGAGCGTGCGGAAGTAGTTGATTCCCTTGCCGTTCCGGTTGTTCTGGAACGAGGTCGCGATCTCGCGGAGCTTCACCACCTCGGGCAGCTCCGTGATCGGCGCGACTCCCTTACGCACCACGTAGGCGACGCTGATCGCGAGCACGGGTGCGACGAAAAGCAGGCCCAGCAACGGTTCCACCCGCACCCACACCGCGGCCGCGAAGCCGAACAACGCGAAACCGCCGACGGAGAACACCAAGCCCCAGAACGCGAACCGCGCTCCGCCGATCCCGGTCTTCACCTTCAGCACGGTGGTCTTGTCGCCCGCGTCGGGCGGACGCGGCGGGTAGCCACCGGACGCCCGCAATTCCGCGGCGTAGCCTTCCGGGCTTCCCAACCGCTCGATCAAGGCGTCGACCTTGGGGTTCTCCCCCAGCTCCGCCTCCATCTCGGCGAGATGAGGCCGGACGTCTTCGAGGATCTCCTCGACTTCGCTCTCGGGCAGGTCGGCGAGCGCGCTCCTGACCCTCGCCAGATACACCCGCACGGCGGTCGGATTCTGCGTGCTCATGCTGCCTCTCCCAACAGGCTGTTCATTGTCGTGGCGAAAGTCCGCCAGGTCTGCCCCGACTCTTCGAGGCGCTGACGACCCGGCTCGTTGAGGCTGTAGTACTTGCGGTGCGGGCCTTCCTCGCTCGGCACCACGTACGACGTCAGCAGGCCCGCCTTGTACAGCCGCCGGAGCGTCCCGTACACCGAAGCGTCGCCCACTTCCTGCAACCCCGCGATACGGAGTCTTCGGAGTACGTCGTAGCCGTAGCCGTCCTCTCCGCGAAGCACCGCGAGAACGGCGAGGTCCAGCACGCCTTTGAGTAGCTGACTGATCTCCACAGTCGCGTCCCTCCCAGTCTTACGCAACAGAAGGTACCACGCATTGCACAGTAGTGCGCACGGCGGAAGCCACTTGCGTCCATCGGGTGGTTCATGGGTTACTTAGTCCAGTAATGAACCACCGCACCCCGTGAGGGTGCCCGAAGACTGGGGACGGAGGTGTCGTGCTCGACGAAGGAACACCCCTGTTCGTGCAGATCGCCGAACAGATCGCCGACGACATCGCCGAGGGAAGCCTGGCCGAGGGGGAACGCGTGCCGTCAACCAACGAACTCGCCGCCTTCTACCGGATCAATCCGGCGACGGCGGCCAAGGGGATCAACCTGCTCGCCGACGACGGCCTGCTCGAAAAACGGCGCGGTATCGGCATGTTCGTCGCCGCCGGCGCGCGGCAGAAGCTGCTCACCGACCGGCGGCAGCGGTTCGCCGAGCAGTACCTCGACCCGATGCTCATCGAAGCGAAGCGCCTCGGCATCGACGACGAAACCCTGATCTCGCTCATCCGCGGGAACGGACACCGGAACGGAGGACCCGCCGCATGACGCCGACCATTTCGACCACCGGCCTGACCCGGCGCTACGGCGACCACACCGCGCTCGGCGATGTCTCGGTCGACATCGAAGAAGGCAAGATCACCGGCCTGCTGGGCCGCAACGGCGCGGGCAAGAGCACCTTCCTGCGCATCGTCACCGCACAGGAGTTCGCCAGCGCCGGCTCGGTCCGCGTGTTCGGCGAGACCCCGGTCGAGAACGAACGGGTGCTGCGGCGCCTGGTGCTCGTCCGCGAAGACCAGCAGTTCCCGGACTTCAAGGTGAAGCACGCCCTTTCGGCGGCGTCGTGGTTCTACCCGAACTGGGACGCGGAACTGGCCGAAACCCTGCTCCGCGACTTCGACCTGCCGACGAAACGCCCGATCAAGAAGCTCTCGCGAGGGATGCGTTCGGCGCTGTCGATCACGATCGGGCTCGCGGCACGAGCGGAACTCACGCTGCTCGACGAGCCGTACGCGGGCCTGGACGCCGTCGCGCGTCAACTGTTCTACGACCGGTTGCTCGACGACTATTCGGCCCATCCCCGCACGATCCTGCTCTCCACGCACCTGATCGACGAGGTCGCCGATCTGCTGGAGCACGTGGTGATGATCGACAAGGGCCGTGTCGTCCTCGACGCGCCCGCCGACGAACTGCGCGGCACGGCCGTCACGGTTTCCGGCCCCGCCCTCGCGGTGGACGACTTCGTCTCCGGCCGCCGGGTGCTGCACCGCCGCAAGATCGGGTCGCGGGCTTCGGTCACCGTCGCCGACGCGCTCGACCCCTCCGCCAAGGCGAAGGCGAAAGCCCTGCACCTGAAGCTGGAGCCGCTTTCCTTGCAGCAGTTGATGGTGCACACCTCCAACGGACAGACCGCAGAGGAGGCGTCCGCATGAACACCCTGGTCAACGTCGCGCGCTACCACCTGGTGGACCGGCTCCAGTACGTCGTCCTCCCGGTCGGCATCACGTTCTTCGCCTTCGGGGTGAACCTCGCGATCTTCTCGCTTCTCCCCGAGACACCCGAGGAGAACTACTCCGGCGGCCTGTTCACGCTGTTCGTGTTCATGCTCGTCTGCGGCGCCTTGAGCATGACGAAATCGCTCCCGTTCGGCCTCGCGCTGGGCGTGTCGAGGCGGTCCTACTATCTGGGGACGCTCCTGCTGGTCGCCGGGCTCTCGGCGCTGTACGCGGTGGGGATCGCCGTGTTCCAGGTGGTCGAAGACGCGACCGGGGGCTGGGGGCTCGGGCTCAACTATTTCCGCGTTCCCTGGTTGCTCGACGGTCCCTGGTACCTGACCCTGCTCACCTCGTTCGTGTTCCTGGTGCTGATGTTCGTCTACGGCATGTGGTACGGCCTGATCTACCGGCGCGCCGCGGTGGTCGGTGTCGTCCTGTTCGGCGCGGCGCAGGTGCTGGTGGTGCTGGGCGCGGTGCTGCTGCTCAGCTGGACCGATTCCTGGTCGAAGCTCGGCACGTTCTTCAGCACGCTGACCGTCGGCGGGATGACCGGGGTGCTCGCGCTGCTGGTCTGCCTCGCCGGAGCGGGCGGCTTCGCCACGATGCGCCGCGTCACCGTCTGAGAGTCCTTTCACACCAAGGAGTTCCGTCATGGCCGTGGCTCATGTGGTGCTGTCGGTGCTGCTGATCGCGATCTTCGCCGTACTGGGGGTGGCGAAGGTCCTGCGTCAGCCGGCGTTGGTCTCCCGGACCGAGAGGCTCGGCTTCTCGGTCCGGGGGATCCAAGGGATCGGCGCGCTCGAGATCGCCGGGGCGGCGGGCCTGGCGGCCGGATTCTTCTGGCCGCCGCTCGGGATCGCCGCGGCGATCGGCCTGGTGGCGCTGCTGATCGGGGCGGCGATCTCCCACGCCCGGGCGGGCGACGGGATCAAGGACATCGCCCCGCCCGTCTGGCTCGCGCTGATCTCCGCGGCGGCCGCCGTCACCGCGATCGTCTAGGCGGAACTCGCGTACTTGGGCCCGTAACTCGCGTGCTTGAAGGCGTCATACACGAGTTACGGCTCAAAGCACGCGAGTTGCGGATTCGCGCGCCCGGTCGCGGATACGCCCGACCACGGCGGACCGCCGCCAGGCGCGCGTGACCTCCACCAGCCACGCCGCTTCGGTGGCGATGTCGGGCTCGTCGAGGTAGGTCGCCGGAACGTCGTCGGGGGCGTACCGGCGGCCCGCCTCGGCGGCGGCGAGCGCGGCGGCCAAGGCCGCGGCCTCGACCGTCGCGGCGACGCGGGCTTCGGGGATCTTCGCCTTGCGCGCTTCGGCTTCCGCGACCGGCGGGAGGTCCGGATCGAAGTAGGGCCGCAGCGCGAGATGGCCGTCCCGGATCTCGATGACCCTGCGATACAAGGCGAATTCGACGCCGCCCGGCATACCGGGGCCCGGGTCCAGCGCGATTCCCGGGACGGCTTCGCGCAATGCGGCCCACAACGGTTCGATCCGCCGGTAGGTCCGGTACATGCCGATCAGCCGGAACGGGGTGGCCAGCGCGGGCCCCCACACGCTGAGCGTCGCGCCGGCCCCGGCGAGCCCGACGCTCAGCGCCGCCAGGATCGCCGAGAGCGTGTCCTCGCCGGCGTCGACCGCGCCGGTGGTGGCGAGGATGTAGATGTCGTCGACGTCCCAGAAAGTCCAGCCCAGCGCGGAAACCCCGCCACCGACGAGCAGCCACAGCCCCGTGCGAAGCGGGCCGGGGTCGGCATGCCGCGCGAAGCGGGCGAAGACGATCGAGAACGTCAGCAGGCTGATCAGACCGTAGACGAGGAAAAGAACGTTGTACGCGACGAACCAGCCGAGCCCGCCCGGCCCGGCGGCGGTGTGCTCGCCGACGCGGTAACTGCCGGAGAGGAAGAAGAGCGCGATCTCGGCGGCCACGACGGTCCAGGACAGCACCGCGTGCCAGCCGATCCGCCTGTCCTCCCCCAGTTTCAGCGAATGCGCGAACGCGACCGCGAAGGCCATCGCGCCGATCTTGAGCAGATCGGCCGCGAGATTCAGGAGACTGCCGATGGGCTCTTCGACGCCGACGGCGTTCTCCATGGCCGGGGTGAGCAGCATGATGCCGCCCGCGATACACATCCCGAAGCCGCTGAGGAACCACATCCGCCGCCGAGGCTGGGTGTGCCCGGCCTGGATCAGCTTGTAGCCGAAACCCGCGAACGCCACCACGCAACAGAAGTACGCGATGGTCTCGGTCACGGCAGGCGCCGTTTCCGGCTGCCGAAGAGGTCGTCGACCCTCGCCAATCCGCCGGCGAGATCACTTCCGCTCTCGCTGTGCCTGGCCGCGCCGCGTACCGACGTCCGCGCGACGCGTTGCGCGAGGAGGCTGGCGAGCAGTTCGGCCTCCTGCTCCTCGACGGCGCTGTAACTCGTGCGGCCGAGGACCCGGCGGACGAGTTCGGGCGACAGGTTCGGCATGAGGGCCTTGCCGGCGGCGGCGTCGAGCGCGATCCCGGCGGCGCCCGCGTCCGAACCGATGTGGCCGCACAACAGATGGCCGACCTCGTGGAGCAGGATATGCCGCCGGTGCAGGGCGGTGGTGTTGGCCGGATAGAGGATGTAGTCCGCGCGCTCGGTGCTCATCAGCAGCCCGCATGGACCACTGGAGGGGACGCTGACCTGCATCAATTCGATCGGACGGCCGCGTTCGGCGGCCAGTTCGGCGATGAAGGCCCCGGCGTCGAAAGGTTCGGGAAGGGCCACGCCGTCGGCGAGACTTCGGCAGCGGCGCCACAACTCCTTACGACGACGGTCCACTCACGACTCCTTCTTCGGGCCGCCCCGTCCGGATTCCCTGCGGGCGATCGCGTCGATCATGTCGCTGATGGTGTCGAGTCCGTCGGGGGAAAGCGTTACGGCCCGGAGCGCGACGTCGCGGACACCGGCGTCGCGAAGGGCGCCGAGGAGCGCGAGTTCCTCGGCGATCTTGGCGCTCTGCTCGTCGTCGAAGAAGTACGCGGGCGAGACGCCGAAGAACTGGGCGAGCGCCTCGAGGTGGCGTTTCGTCGGGTTGTCGCGGCGACCGGTGCGCAGCTGCCACAGGTACGTCGTCGAAAAGCTCTCGCCGGTGGCCTCACGGCACGCCTTGGCGACCTCTTCGTGGCTGTACGGCTCACGATCGGGTCTGAGCACGATCTGGAACAGCTTGTCGATCTTCTCGGCGAGCGTCGTCTTACCGGGCTCGGTCGCGGCCACCATCCCACTCCCTACCTCTCGTGCCCGTTCATGCTAGTTGACGCGGGCCCCGCGCCGTACACGACAGTTTTCACCTCAAGCGCGGCTTCGGCTGGCAACGCGGGCAGGAGAACGACGAACGGTTCATGAAGGGATCGCGCCGGATGGCCGTCCCGCACCGGCCGCAGGGCAGTCCTTCCTGGCCGTAGGCGTCGAGCGAGCGGTCGAAGTATCCGGACTCGCCGTTGATGTTGACGTAAAGCGCGTCGAACGACGTCCCGCCGACGACCAGCGCCTCCGCCATCACCTCGCTGGCGGCGGTGAGCACGGTGCGGCCGTGGGCCGCGGTGAGTTTGTCGGTCGGGCGGGCCCAGTGGAGCTTGGAGCGCCAGAGCGCCTCGTCGGCGTAGATGTTGCCGATCCCGGAGACGAGCGTCTGGTCGAGCAGGGCGCGTTTGAGCTCGGTCCGCCTCGACCGCAGCGCGCGGACGGCCTGGTCGAGGTCGAACCGCGGATCCATCGGGTCGCGGGCGATATGCGCGATGGTGCCCGGCAACGCCGTCCCGTCGACCTCGGTGAGTTCGGCGAGCGCGAGCCCACCGAAGGTCCGCTGGTCGACGAAGCGCAACTCCGGCCCGTTGTCGGCGAAGCGGAACCGCACGCGAAGGTGCTTCTCGTCTGGCGCGTCCCCGTGCTGGACGAGCATCTGGCCGCTCATGCCGAGATGCGCGAGCATGGCCTGGCCGTCGGAAAGCTCCAGCCACAGGTACTTGCCGCGGCGCCGGGCGGCGGTGATCTTCACGCCGGAAAGCCGTCCGCTGAAGTCCTCGGCGCCGAGTTCGTGGCGGCGGATCGCGCGGGCGTGGAGGACTTCGACCTCGGTGATCGTCCGGCCGGAGACATGCGCCTCGAGCCCGGCACGGACCACCTCGACCTCGGGGAGTTCGGGCATACGGACGATTCTCCCACCGGGCGCCTCGTGAGTGGCGAGGACGGTTCTAACCGTCCTCGCCACGCACGAGGGGGTCAGGGAGCGAGCGGCCCGACATCCGCCTTCGTCAGGGCCTTCCGCGCCCCGCCGGGCAGCAGTTCGTCGGCTCCGACGTCGTACTTCCCGGACCGCGCCTGCAGATCGAAGTCGGTGCCCGCGTACGGATAGGAGCCGACACCCGCGTCGACCGCGGGGCTCCCGGACGACAGGCGGTACAGCCCGTCCTGAACCAGCTTCGGATCGACGGCCCGGTAGCCGGACGGCATCCCCGCGGGCCCGCCCCAGGCGATGTTCCCCTCGTACCTCACGTCCGAACCGCCCGGCATGCTCACGAGCTTTCCGGTCCCCTGCAGGATGTTGTTCGCGAGCACGCAGTCCTTGGGCTTGAAATCGCCGCCGTCGCCGTGAATGCCGTCGGTGGTCCCGACGACGGTGTTGTACGCGACCACGACCCGATCGGGCCGGTCGTGGAGTTTGCTGTCCGGACCGCTGTCCGCCTCGTTGCCCGATCCGAAGACGATCCCGCGGTTCGCCGTGGTGTGCACGTAGTTATTGACGATCTTGTGGTCGTTGCCGTGGAAGCGGATCCCGGACCCGCCCAGCAGGATGTTCCCCTCCACCACGCTGCGATCCCCGTGGCGCAGCACGATGAAGCCGCGGCTGTCGCGGATCGTGTTGTACCGGACGACGTTGTCCGACGACTTCACGGAGATCGCCTCGGAATCCCCGTCGGCCTTCTCGAACAGGTTGTACTCGACGACTCCGCCCGCCGAGTACTTCTGATGGTGACTCAGCCCGAACCGGATCGACTCGCCACCGTTCGACCCGGTGAACTTGTGGTTCGCGAAGTAGTTGTGGTGCACCTTGACCCGCTTCGCCATGTCCTTGGCCGGGCCGAGCACCTGCAGGAAGACCCCTTGCGTGGTGCGGTTCTGCAGGACGTTGTGGTCGAACTCGGTGTCGTCGCCGTTGAGCGTGACCCAGTTGCCGCCGCCGGAGAGCTGGACGTCGAGCCGGGTCAGCCGGTTGTGCGTGCTGCCCACCGGCACGCTCATCGAGCCACCGTGCCGGAGCTTGAAGCCGCGCAGCACGACATGCGAAGCGCCCGAGGAGAACGAGAAACCCGCGGATCCCTTGATCTCGGCCTTGCCGACGTGTTCGGCGGTGATCGTGATCGGCGCGTTCGCCGTTCCCGACCGTTTGATCGCGATGGCCGAGCCCGCCGAATAGCTTCCGTCGGCCAGCCGGATCTCGTCGCCGGGGCTGGCTTTGTCGATCGCGGACTGCAACGCGCCCAACGACGTCACCCGGACGACCTGGGCGGCCGAAGCCGTGGCAGGAACTGTCACCAGCGCCAAGATCGTCGCTGTGACCAGGCAGAAATGACGCATCCGCCGACCTCTCGACAGGCGACCCGGAAGGTCGCGTCAGTGGCGGCGGACTGCGATGAGGTTACTGATTCACCGACTCGTGCGTCAACGAGCCGTCCCGATCAAGGGGACTCAGGTCGTCTTCGGCGGCTGCTCGATGTCGAGCTCGGCCGAAAGCTGGCGCCAGGCCGTCTCGGCGGCCTTCTGCTCGGCTTCCTTCTTGGTCGTTCCCGAGCCGTAGCCGAGTTCACGCCCGCCGACGAGGACGGTGGCGCTGAACTCCTTGCGGTGATCGGGCCCGGTGTCCTCGACCTTGTACTCGGGCACGCCGAGCCCGGCCGACGCCGTCAGCTCCTGGAGGCTGGTCTTCCAGTCCAGGCCGGCGCCACGCAGCGGCGCCTCGGCGAGCAGGCCGTCGAACAGGTGGTGCACGAGCTTGCGCGCGACGTCGATGCCGTGCTGCTGGTACGCGGCGCCGATGACGGCTTCGAGCCCGTCGGCGAG from Amycolatopsis sp. EV170708-02-1 includes:
- a CDS encoding ABC transporter permease, with amino-acid sequence MNTLVNVARYHLVDRLQYVVLPVGITFFAFGVNLAIFSLLPETPEENYSGGLFTLFVFMLVCGALSMTKSLPFGLALGVSRRSYYLGTLLLVAGLSALYAVGIAVFQVVEDATGGWGLGLNYFRVPWLLDGPWYLTLLTSFVFLVLMFVYGMWYGLIYRRAAVVGVVLFGAAQVLVVLGAVLLLSWTDSWSKLGTFFSTLTVGGMTGVLALLVCLAGAGGFATMRRVTV
- the mutM gene encoding bifunctional DNA-formamidopyrimidine glycosylase/DNA-(apurinic or apyrimidinic site) lyase — translated: MPELPEVEVVRAGLEAHVSGRTITEVEVLHARAIRRHELGAEDFSGRLSGVKITAARRRGKYLWLELSDGQAMLAHLGMSGQMLVQHGDAPDEKHLRVRFRFADNGPELRFVDQRTFGGLALAELTEVDGTALPGTIAHIARDPMDPRFDLDQAVRALRSRRTELKRALLDQTLVSGIGNIYADEALWRSKLHWARPTDKLTAAHGRTVLTAASEVMAEALVVGGTSFDALYVNINGESGYFDRSLDAYGQEGLPCGRCGTAIRRDPFMNRSSFSCPRCQPKPRLR
- a CDS encoding PadR family transcriptional regulator, whose translation is MEISQLLKGVLDLAVLAVLRGEDGYGYDVLRRLRIAGLQEVGDASVYGTLRRLYKAGLLTSYVVPSEEGPHRKYYSLNEPGRQRLEESGQTWRTFATTMNSLLGEAA
- the aspS gene encoding aspartate--tRNA(Asn) ligase is translated as MISRVLAADLPRHVGGRVRIAGWVHRRRRLKTVTFLVIRDRSGLVQVVLAEPGVPPEETVVEVEGLVTANPQAPGGLELTEPSVRLLSEPAEPPPFDLYRPSVPAALPTVLDNAAVALRHPRLKEVFAIAAASVAGFRSALDGLGFTEVHTPKIVSSATESGANVFGIDYFGRRAFLAQSPQFYKQALVGVFERVYEVGPVFRAEPHDTARHLAQYTSLDAELGFIDDHRDVMAVLREVIAGMAAAVPETGVEVPEEIPEIHFAAAQELIARLSGEDPRGEPDLAPAHERLLSEWALREHGSEFLFVTGYPMEKRPFYTHPEPARPGYSNSFDLLFRGLELVTGGQRLHRHADYVAALTARGESTEPYRDYLAVFAHGMPPHGGFALGLERWTARLLGLPNVRQATLFPRDLHRLTP
- a CDS encoding DUF1700 domain-containing protein — protein: MSTQNPTAVRVYLARVRSALADLPESEVEEILEDVRPHLAEMEAELGENPKVDALIERLGSPEGYAAELRASGGYPPRPPDAGDKTTVLKVKTGIGGARFAFWGLVFSVGGFALFGFAAAVWVRVEPLLGLLFVAPVLAISVAYVVRKGVAPITELPEVVKLREIATSFQNNRNGKGINYFRTLKPAWWVLCAAVLVIFGLLLVLRDTEAVLLLPLMLLAAVAVVWAGPKLKTDRRLLWLAVPISAFVIGSMLGGAGAAVDLIAKRSYGNGSYNSGYTPSYNDNYGNPQLMYGSQDVENIYAFDAEGKPLTEIYLYDENGRPLSTTRYACERSTGEKRRIGDDNRYPRPRLERGVQDNDGNLNGYNGSRSYCQEKAEVPFSAAIPKGAPVPPSTTAQAPPSSSVAPPSNPTQPTR
- a CDS encoding GntR family transcriptional regulator, which gives rise to MLDEGTPLFVQIAEQIADDIAEGSLAEGERVPSTNELAAFYRINPATAAKGINLLADDGLLEKRRGIGMFVAAGARQKLLTDRRQRFAEQYLDPMLIEAKRLGIDDETLISLIRGNGHRNGGPAA
- a CDS encoding MAB_1171c family putative transporter; protein product: MTETIAYFCCVVAFAGFGYKLIQAGHTQPRRRMWFLSGFGMCIAGGIMLLTPAMENAVGVEEPIGSLLNLAADLLKIGAMAFAVAFAHSLKLGEDRRIGWHAVLSWTVVAAEIALFFLSGSYRVGEHTAAGPGGLGWFVAYNVLFLVYGLISLLTFSIVFARFARHADPGPLRTGLWLLVGGGVSALGWTFWDVDDIYILATTGAVDAGEDTLSAILAALSVGLAGAGATLSVWGPALATPFRLIGMYRTYRRIEPLWAALREAVPGIALDPGPGMPGGVEFALYRRVIEIRDGHLALRPYFDPDLPPVAEAEARKAKIPEARVAATVEAAALAAALAAAEAGRRYAPDDVPATYLDEPDIATEAAWLVEVTRAWRRSAVVGRIRDRARESATRVL
- a CDS encoding DoxX family protein, which encodes MAVAHVVLSVLLIAIFAVLGVAKVLRQPALVSRTERLGFSVRGIQGIGALEIAGAAGLAAGFFWPPLGIAAAIGLVALLIGAAISHARAGDGIKDIAPPVWLALISAAAAVTAIV
- a CDS encoding helix-turn-helix domain-containing protein, with product MVAATEPGKTTLAEKIDKLFQIVLRPDREPYSHEEVAKACREATGESFSTTYLWQLRTGRRDNPTKRHLEALAQFFGVSPAYFFDDEQSAKIAEELALLGALRDAGVRDVALRAVTLSPDGLDTISDMIDAIARRESGRGGPKKES
- a CDS encoding ABC transporter ATP-binding protein: MTPTISTTGLTRRYGDHTALGDVSVDIEEGKITGLLGRNGAGKSTFLRIVTAQEFASAGSVRVFGETPVENERVLRRLVLVREDQQFPDFKVKHALSAASWFYPNWDAELAETLLRDFDLPTKRPIKKLSRGMRSALSITIGLAARAELTLLDEPYAGLDAVARQLFYDRLLDDYSAHPRTILLSTHLIDEVADLLEHVVMIDKGRVVLDAPADELRGTAVTVSGPALAVDDFVSGRRVLHRRKIGSRASVTVADALDPSAKAKAKALHLKLEPLSLQQLMVHTSNGQTAEEASA
- a CDS encoding general stress protein, translating into MTQAFTQQTTFTEPQGRAQLPTLPSGWPIGSYESYSEAQRAVDHLAGTDFPITDVTIVGVEPILVERIAGRMGWSKVLTSSALSGAMFGVFLGLVLSLLNPGAGLVPIIVGLVGGIGFNLLFGALGYASSKNKRGFISQSQLVARRYDVLAQPRNAEKGRALLADLAARSAFNH